The genomic DNA CCGACAAAGTTAGTTTCTGAAATTCTGGATATTAGTAAATAAAAATTATAGTATAGAAAATATATACAATAAAAAATCTACTTTGAACCGTTTTTTTAAGTGAGTAATAATAAATGTTCAACAAACGATACTTAATCTTTCCTATTGACATTGTCTTCATGACAATCTCTTACTTAACGGCACATCTAATTCGCTATGAAAGCTTAGAATTCCTCGCTGACCCTGAGAAATTTGCAATCTCAATGCTGATTGTAGTAGGAACTAGGTCGATTGTTTTTCTTTATTCCGATATTTACAGGTCGCTCTGGGCTTATGCATCTATTCATGACTTAATGGAAATCATTAAAATCACTCTATCGTCTTCCCTATTTTCAACACTGGCTCTTTTATTTTATAATCGATTCTCCCAGCATTCTAGAATGGTTCCAATTTTGGATACATTGCTATTACTCAGCCTACTCTGCTTTCGAAGTTTCTCTTGGCGAATTATTCGAGATGAATACTTAAGCAAAAATTTCAATGATGGAAAAGCGACATTAGTAATTGGTGCAGGTAAATCAGGAATGATGCTTGTTACCGAAATTCGGAGGCAACCTGAATTAAACTTGCGACCAGTCGGATTTTTAGACGATGACCCTTCCAAGCTTGGGGCACATATTCAAGGCGTCCCCGTCCTAGGCGCAATCGATCAAATTGAAAATTTCTTAACAACCTATAAAATTGAAGAAATCATCATTACTCTCGGAGCACTACCCGGAAAAACAATTAGCAATATCATAAAAGTTTGTGAGGCTTATAAAATCCATGCAAAGATTCTTCCTTCGATTGGAGAAATCTTTGCTGGGAAAAAATCTTCTTATAATCAATTGCGTGAAGTCAGAGTCGAAGACTTGCTCGGGCGGGATCCAGTCGATTTGGAAATTGAATCTATTAAATCTTATTTGAAAGGACAAACAATATTAGTCTCTGGAGCTGGTGGCTCTATCGGCAGCGAAATTTGCAGGCAGGTATCTTTGTTCGATCCAGAAAGTTTAATATTACTGGATGCAGCAGAGACACCGCTTTATCATATTGACTATGAACTTCGCAAGGCATTTCCTGACATTCGCTACGAATCCATTATCGCTGATGTAAAAAATCTTTCGAGGCTCGGTCATATTTTCGAACAATACACGCCAACGGTAGTGTTCCATTGTGCGGCATACAAGCATGTGCCTCTGATGGAAATCAATCCATCGGAAGCTGTATTGAACAATGTAATGGGAACAAAGAATATTGCCGACATATCCCGATTATCCGGCGTTGATCGCTTTGTTTTAATTTCTACAGATAAAGCAGTCAATCCAGTCAATATAATGGGAGCTTCAAAACGTGCATCAGAGCTTTATCTTCAACACATTACTCCAAATTCTAAAACTAAATTTATCACAGTTCGATTCGGAAATG from Leptospiraceae bacterium includes the following:
- a CDS encoding polysaccharide biosynthesis protein, translated to MFNKRYLIFPIDIVFMTISYLTAHLIRYESLEFLADPEKFAISMLIVVGTRSIVFLYSDIYRSLWAYASIHDLMEIIKITLSSSLFSTLALLFYNRFSQHSRMVPILDTLLLLSLLCFRSFSWRIIRDEYLSKNFNDGKATLVIGAGKSGMMLVTEIRRQPELNLRPVGFLDDDPSKLGAHIQGVPVLGAIDQIENFLTTYKIEEIIITLGALPGKTISNIIKVCEAYKIHAKILPSIGEIFAGKKSSYNQLREVRVEDLLGRDPVDLEIESIKSYLKGQTILVSGAGGSIGSEICRQVSLFDPESLILLDAAETPLYHIDYELRKAFPDIRYESIIADVKNLSRLGHIFEQYTPTVVFHCAAYKHVPLMEINPSEAVLNNVMGTKNIADISRLSGVDRFVLISTDKAVNPVNIMGASKRASELYLQHITPNSKTKFITVRFGNVLGSNGSVIPRFKEQIEKGGPVTVTHPDVIRYFMTIPEASQLVLQAGSMGERGEIFILEMGEPVKILELAEEMIRLSGYQPYKDINIEFTGLRPGEKLYEELLLNLEGIKKTHHPKIKIAASNLNQNQIVFISKLNQLFSLAKANKNKEIYDLFKEIIPEYQKHIDYISITKNN